Proteins from a single region of Apium graveolens cultivar Ventura chromosome 7, ASM990537v1, whole genome shotgun sequence:
- the LOC141674750 gene encoding GDSL esterase/lipase At4g10955-like, whose amino-acid sequence MASRTFFGLTYCTISWTKHGKNGISRPPFSSLSIPLELLIKNKILKFGARLIGDVIRAGLSLGLLGHQASQVDNRFIKLSGWTRYLYVNPKDPICSQYVAYFEQRKKMVSIGASTVGNMGTQVSVMSIVASGSQATKPYHLLPTAYLVTNLNKTKTKKSHKLSQWWSESFTGELELHNF is encoded by the coding sequence ATGGCTAGCAGGACATTCTTTGGGCTCACTTATTGCACTATTAGTTGGACGAAACATGGTAAAAATGGGATTTCTCGTCCGCCATTCAGTTCACTATCAATACCTCTGGAGCTACTAATTAAGAACAAGATATTAAAGTTTGGGGCTCGACTTATTGGGGATGTAATCAGGGCAGGATTATCATTAGGCCTATTAGGCCACCAGGCATCGCAAGTCGATAACCGGTTTATCAAGCTCTCGGGGTGGACTCGGTACCTGTATGTGAATCCAAAGGATCCAATTTGTTCCCAGTATGTTGCTTACTTTGAGCAAAGAAAGAAAATGGTGAGTATAGGTGCTTCTACAGTTGGAAATATGGGAACACAAGTCTCTGTGATGAGTATTGTTGCATCAGGTTCACAAGCTACAAAACCATATCATCTGCTTCCAACTGCTTATCTTGTGACAAATTTGAACAAAACAAAGACTAAGAAATCCCATAAATTGTCGCAGTGGTGGTCCGAGAGTTTTACTGGGGAGCTTGAGTTACACAATTTCTAG
- the LOC141674751 gene encoding uncharacterized protein LOC141674751 translates to MTELLILSASLNPRDGYRSFNIENICKLAEKFYPEDFLGDEKIHLQCELQHYGLDVPVHPDLKNLSTLASNAISERAFSAMKIVKTRLRNRMEDEFLRDYLIVYIEKEIAETISAEEIIDSFYLIKQRRAHLK, encoded by the exons ATGACGGAGCTTCTCATTTTAAGTGCATCACTAAATCCTAGGGATGGTTACAGGTCTTTCAACATAGAGAACATTTGCAAGTTAGCTGAAAAGTTTTATCCAGAAGATTTTTTGGGAGATGAAAAAATCCATCTACAGTGTGAACTACAACATTATGGGTTAGATGTTCCGGTTCATCCAGATTTGAAGAATCTGTCTACTCTTG CATCTAATGCAATATCTGAACGAGCTTTTTCTGCTATGAAAATTGTGAAAACACGTCTTCGCAATCGAATGGAAGATGAATTTCTTAGGGATTATTTGATAGTGTATATTGAAAAGGAGATTGCGGAGACCATTTCTGCCGAGGAGATCattgattctttttatttgaTCAAACAAAGGCGTGCACATCTCAAATAA
- the LOC141674752 gene encoding uncharacterized protein LOC141674752, with protein sequence MYGATPSVLIDVVAQGTIFSQRGDALSAIKMLMSYEFVFILHVVKEIMAITDLLCRALQQKSLDILNAMHLVSNKKMLIQKLRSDGWESHLENVRSFCERHTILIPDMNAPYFDVLKSLRRQGK encoded by the coding sequence TTTTAATTGACGTTGTTGCTCAAGGGACAATTTTTTCTCAACGAGGTGATGCTTTAAGTGCTATTAAAATGTTAATGTCTTATGAATTTGTGTTTATTTTACATGTGGTTAAGGAGATAATGGCTATTACTGATCTACTTTGTCGAGCATTACAACAAAAGTCTCTAGATATTTTAAATGCCATGCATCTGGTTTCTAATAAAAAGATGTTGATTCAAAAATTGAGAAGTGATGGTTGGGAGAGTCACTTAGAAAAtgtgagatcattttgtgaacgACATACTATCTTGATTCCAGATATGAATGCTCCCTACTTTGATGTGCTTAAATCTCTTCGTCGACAAGGAAAATAA